Proteins from a genomic interval of Polaribacter sejongensis:
- a CDS encoding CPBP family intramembrane glutamic endopeptidase yields MKETFNNVISYLKNPIPGEDPNKNAGYRIKILFHLFVISIATSIIITPLFSLIQELQLVDFETHKLEEMFKDMSFIQILLLGSVLTPILEETFFRAPITIFVKPKSFKYSFYIFTLIFGFIHISNFEITTNVLLLSPILILPQLLVGGYFGYIRVKFGLLWAMLLHGSYNGFLFLISFLFE; encoded by the coding sequence ATGAAAGAAACCTTTAACAATGTAATTAGCTATTTAAAAAACCCAATACCAGGAGAAGATCCCAATAAAAATGCTGGGTATCGCATTAAAATACTCTTTCACCTATTTGTTATTAGCATAGCAACTAGCATTATAATCACTCCTTTATTCAGTTTAATTCAAGAACTACAACTGGTAGATTTTGAAACGCATAAATTAGAAGAAATGTTTAAAGACATGTCTTTTATTCAAATTCTATTATTGGGTTCTGTCCTTACTCCTATTTTAGAAGAAACCTTCTTTAGAGCACCAATTACTATTTTTGTAAAACCAAAATCGTTTAAATACTCTTTTTATATTTTTACACTAATTTTCGGTTTCATACATATTAGCAATTTTGAAATCACCACAAACGTTTTATTACTCTCTCCTATATTAATCTTACCACAATTATTAGTTGGTGGTTATTTTGGATATATAAGAGTAAAATTTGGCTTATTATGGGCGATGTTACTTCATGGAAGTTATAATGGTTTTTTATTTTTAATAAGTTTTTTATTTGAGTAG
- a CDS encoding BatA domain-containing protein, which yields MQFKNPEILYFLALLIIPIIVHLFQLQRFVKVPFTNVAFLQKLAQQTRKSSRIKKWLILGTRMLLFTAIIFAFSQPYFSKKTANKKQHNFIYLDNSLSTNTKGERGNLLQIAAQEIIENSSEKDVYSLQTNSSFYDRITKSELKNILLQVKETSKNLDLPTVLLKFDSKTESKTNTTNRTILISDFQNTYKNEFTNVTPLISAINLESSIKNNISIDSVFVTDYNGNNFTLNVLVKNQGEAKNNIPVAVYNNNKLISKLSSSFKKDTLETIQFKVQNQAEFNGKIVINFSDTFAFDNVFYFTLKNDQKINILSIGNKANFLSKIYTKNEFNLTQSTVQNTNYNSILKQQLIILNEVENISEILSKKIIEFSKNGGSLVIIPHKNLNINSYNSLFKNLSLGKIQPKKTDSLKITNINYKHPLFQNVFSKKVTNFQYPIVQHYYPFSSNNKSTIVAFENGSSFISQIKNGENNTFWISSSLDVKNSNFINSPLIVPVFYNFGKMSFKHPKLFYRIASENTIDIDTNIEKDKVLKIANSKNSFIPLQKKFQNKVSITTKEQPLKSGIYSILQNTDTIQKIAYNYAKEESLLNFLDLNKLKETNQNITISNSVADVFKKINKKNEVHWLWKWFLSLAIVSLLLEILILKFYKP from the coding sequence ATGCAATTTAAAAACCCAGAAATATTATACTTTTTAGCACTGTTAATCATACCGATTATAGTGCATCTTTTTCAACTACAAAGGTTCGTAAAAGTGCCTTTTACAAATGTTGCTTTTCTACAAAAACTAGCACAACAAACACGTAAAAGTTCACGTATAAAAAAGTGGTTAATTCTAGGTACAAGAATGCTTTTATTTACTGCTATCATTTTCGCTTTTTCTCAACCTTATTTCAGCAAAAAAACAGCCAATAAAAAACAACATAATTTCATCTATTTAGACAACTCTTTAAGTACAAACACAAAAGGAGAAAGAGGGAATTTATTACAAATAGCAGCTCAAGAAATTATAGAAAACTCATCAGAAAAAGATGTATATTCGCTGCAAACAAATTCTAGTTTCTACGACAGAATTACAAAGTCCGAACTAAAAAACATCCTATTACAGGTTAAAGAAACTTCAAAAAATTTAGATTTACCGACTGTTTTACTAAAATTCGACTCAAAAACAGAAAGTAAAACCAACACTACAAATAGAACAATACTAATATCTGATTTTCAGAATACTTATAAAAACGAGTTTACAAATGTAACACCCCTTATTTCAGCAATAAATCTAGAATCTTCCATAAAAAACAACATTTCTATAGACAGTGTTTTCGTTACTGATTATAACGGCAATAATTTCACACTCAATGTTCTTGTAAAAAACCAAGGAGAAGCAAAAAACAACATTCCTGTTGCTGTTTACAACAACAATAAACTAATTAGTAAACTCTCCTCCTCTTTTAAAAAAGACACTTTAGAAACCATTCAATTTAAAGTCCAAAATCAAGCAGAATTTAACGGTAAAATAGTCATTAATTTTAGCGATACTTTTGCCTTTGATAATGTGTTTTATTTCACCTTAAAAAACGACCAAAAAATCAATATTTTATCCATCGGAAACAAAGCTAATTTTCTTTCTAAAATTTATACGAAAAACGAATTCAACCTCACACAATCTACAGTCCAAAACACCAACTACAATTCCATTTTAAAACAGCAATTAATTATTCTAAACGAGGTAGAAAACATATCTGAAATACTATCTAAAAAAATCATTGAATTTTCTAAAAACGGAGGAAGTCTTGTAATTATTCCGCATAAAAATCTGAATATAAATTCCTACAATTCTCTGTTTAAAAATTTAAGTTTAGGGAAAATTCAACCTAAAAAAACAGACAGTTTAAAAATTACAAACATCAATTATAAGCATCCACTTTTTCAAAATGTATTTTCAAAAAAAGTGACTAATTTTCAATATCCAATAGTGCAACATTATTATCCTTTCTCTTCAAATAATAAAAGTACAATTGTAGCTTTTGAAAACGGAAGTTCTTTTATTTCTCAAATTAAAAATGGAGAAAATAACACCTTCTGGATATCGAGTTCTCTTGATGTAAAAAACAGCAATTTTATAAATTCTCCTTTAATAGTTCCTGTGTTTTACAACTTCGGAAAAATGAGTTTTAAACACCCTAAATTATTCTATAGAATTGCATCAGAAAACACCATTGATATTGATACAAATATTGAAAAAGACAAGGTGTTAAAAATTGCAAATTCTAAAAATTCTTTTATCCCGTTGCAAAAGAAATTTCAAAATAAAGTAAGCATCACCACAAAAGAACAACCATTAAAATCTGGCATATATAGCATCCTACAAAATACAGATACCATTCAAAAAATTGCATACAATTATGCTAAGGAAGAAAGTTTGTTAAATTTTCTGGATTTAAATAAACTAAAAGAAACCAATCAAAATATTACAATTTCTAATTCGGTTGCAGACGTTTTTAAAAAAATCAACAAAAAAAATGAAGTTCATTGGCTTTGGAAATGGTTTTTATCGTTGGCAATTGTATCTTTGCTTTTAGAAATTTTGATTTTAAAATTCTATAAACCATGA
- a CDS encoding TIGR02757 family protein, which translates to MKKSELKEFLDEKVVLYNTPNFIESDPIQIPHLFTKKEDIEISGFLTATISWGNRTMIIKNATKMMDYFDHSPFDFVMNHEENDLKILENFVHRTFNSIDLQQFIKSLKHIYTHHQGLEKVLLVDEKQTDYKHAIHHLKQVFFETPHQQRTQKHISDPLKNSAAKRINMFLRWMVRNDNSGVDFGIWKTHKPANLSCPLDVHSGNVARKLKLLLRKQNDWKALSELDTNLRKLDPNDPVKYDFALFGLGVFEKF; encoded by the coding sequence ATGAAGAAATCAGAATTAAAAGAGTTTTTAGACGAGAAGGTAGTTCTATATAACACCCCTAATTTTATTGAATCTGACCCAATTCAGATTCCGCATTTGTTCACAAAAAAGGAAGATATTGAAATTTCAGGCTTTTTAACGGCAACTATTTCTTGGGGAAACCGAACCATGATTATTAAAAATGCCACTAAAATGATGGATTATTTTGATCATTCTCCTTTTGATTTTGTGATGAATCATGAAGAAAATGATTTAAAAATTCTTGAAAATTTCGTGCACAGAACTTTTAATTCAATCGATTTACAACAATTTATAAAGTCCTTAAAACACATTTATACGCATCACCAAGGACTAGAAAAGGTGTTGTTGGTTGATGAAAAACAGACCGATTATAAGCATGCAATTCATCATTTAAAACAAGTTTTTTTTGAAACTCCTCATCAACAAAGAACTCAAAAACACATCTCAGATCCACTAAAAAATTCGGCTGCAAAAAGGATAAATATGTTCTTAAGATGGATGGTTCGAAACGATAATTCTGGGGTAGATTTTGGTATTTGGAAAACCCATAAACCAGCAAATTTATCATGTCCGTTAGATGTACATTCTGGTAATGTTGCACGTAAATTAAAACTACTTTTAAGGAAACAAAACGACTGGAAAGCACTTTCTGAATTAGATACAAACTTGCGAAAACTAGATCCAAATGATCCTGTAAAATATGATTTTGCTCTGTTTGGTTTAGGTGTTTTTGAAAAGTTTTAA
- a CDS encoding dihydroorotase, whose protein sequence is MTTLLKSATIIDPSSPYHHQQKDILITNGIITKIEDSIEDNNYQVVTLDNLHVSCGWFDTSVSFGEPGYEERENIKNGLNVAAKSGFTAVAVNANSNPVIDNKAAVEYLIHKANGFATSLYPIAALTQNSEGVDIAELYDMQQSGAIAFADYNRPIAKDNLMKIALLYAQNFDGLIFSFPKNNSIAGEGIANEGVNSTRLGLKGSPALAEHIQIARDLYLLEYTGGKLHIPTISTTKSVELIKEAKKKGLQVTCSVSVHHLTLSDDELHGFDSNFKVNPPLRTKTDLKSLIKGIKSGVIDIITSDHNPIDIEHKKLEFSEAKDGTIGLESAFGAINSVLDLEDFIENITSKPKAIFGIENLSIQENNKAEITLFNPEQNYTFTKEDILSTSKNSAFLDKKLKGKAYGIYANNQLILK, encoded by the coding sequence ATGACTACGCTTTTAAAATCGGCAACGATTATAGACCCTTCAAGCCCATATCATCATCAACAAAAAGATATTTTAATTACCAACGGAATCATTACTAAAATTGAGGATTCTATAGAAGACAACAATTATCAAGTGGTAACACTAGATAACTTGCATGTTTCTTGTGGTTGGTTTGATACGAGTGTTTCTTTTGGAGAACCTGGCTATGAAGAACGAGAAAATATTAAAAACGGATTAAACGTTGCTGCAAAAAGTGGCTTTACCGCTGTAGCAGTAAATGCAAACTCAAATCCAGTAATAGACAACAAGGCTGCGGTTGAGTATTTAATACACAAAGCAAACGGGTTTGCTACAAGCCTCTACCCTATTGCTGCACTAACGCAAAACAGTGAAGGTGTTGATATTGCAGAATTGTATGATATGCAACAATCTGGCGCCATTGCTTTTGCAGATTACAACAGACCAATCGCAAAAGATAATTTGATGAAAATTGCACTTTTGTACGCTCAGAATTTTGACGGCTTAATTTTTAGCTTTCCTAAAAACAACTCTATTGCAGGAGAAGGAATTGCAAATGAAGGCGTTAATAGCACCAGATTAGGATTAAAAGGAAGTCCTGCTTTAGCTGAACACATACAAATTGCAAGAGATTTATATTTATTAGAATATACAGGTGGAAAATTACATATTCCAACTATTTCTACCACAAAATCTGTTGAGCTAATTAAAGAGGCTAAAAAGAAAGGATTGCAAGTTACCTGCAGTGTCTCTGTACATCATTTAACTTTATCTGACGACGAATTACATGGTTTTGACAGTAATTTTAAGGTAAATCCTCCCTTGAGAACTAAAACCGATTTAAAAAGCCTAATAAAAGGAATTAAATCCGGAGTTATCGACATTATCACTTCAGACCACAATCCTATTGACATAGAGCATAAAAAATTAGAATTTAGTGAAGCAAAAGACGGAACCATTGGTTTAGAAAGTGCTTTTGGTGCAATTAATTCAGTTTTAGACTTAGAAGATTTTATAGAAAATATTACAAGCAAACCAAAAGCTATTTTTGGTATAGAAAATCTTTCTATTCAAGAAAACAATAAAGCTGAAATTACTTTATTCAATCCTGAACAGAATTACACTTTTACAAAAGAGGATATTTTATCAACCTCTAAAAACAGCGCTTTTTTAGATAAAAAATTAAAAGGAAAAGCCTACGGAATTTACGCTAACAATCAATTAATATTAAAATAA
- a CDS encoding ABC transporter ATP-binding protein → MIIGKNIHKYYGDVEVLKGVDLHIKKGEIVAIVGPSGAGKTTLLQILGTLDKPQKDENFELKLNNVSLKNLADKKLSSFRNQHIGFIFQFHQLLPEFTALENVCIPAFIAKKSKLETETRAKEILTFLGLSHRISHKPNELSGGEQQRVAVARALINNPSVILADEPSGNLDSESAKNLHELFFKLRDEFGQTFVIITHNEELADMADRKLTMIDGKIIE, encoded by the coding sequence ATGATAATTGGTAAAAACATTCACAAATATTATGGGGATGTAGAAGTTTTAAAAGGAGTAGATTTACACATAAAAAAAGGAGAAATTGTTGCTATTGTTGGTCCTTCTGGAGCAGGAAAAACAACCTTACTTCAAATTTTAGGTACTTTAGACAAACCTCAAAAGGACGAAAACTTCGAATTGAAACTAAATAATGTTTCACTGAAGAACCTTGCAGACAAAAAGCTTTCTTCCTTTAGAAACCAACATATTGGCTTTATTTTTCAATTTCATCAATTATTACCAGAGTTTACAGCATTAGAAAATGTTTGTATTCCTGCTTTTATTGCCAAAAAATCGAAATTAGAAACAGAGACAAGAGCTAAAGAAATACTTACTTTTTTAGGATTATCGCACAGAATAAGTCACAAACCCAACGAACTTTCCGGAGGAGAACAACAGAGAGTTGCCGTTGCAAGAGCATTAATTAACAATCCTTCTGTTATTTTAGCTGACGAACCTAGTGGAAACCTAGATAGCGAGTCTGCAAAAAACTTACACGAGCTGTTCTTTAAATTACGTGATGAATTTGGACAAACCTTTGTAATTATTACACATAATGAAGAGCTGGCAGACATGGCGGACAGAAAATTAACTATGATTGACGGTAAAATTATAGAATAA